The Manduca sexta isolate Smith_Timp_Sample1 chromosome 17, JHU_Msex_v1.0, whole genome shotgun sequence genome includes a window with the following:
- the LOC115449492 gene encoding beta-ureidopropionase-like yields MSAGSGDTLDAIVKRNLNPEQLKQFNKIYYGREDHCEIELKESTVESSVKNNFEVAAYGFPAEKETRPPRIVKVGLIQHSIVLPTNEPIKDQRQAIFDKVEKIIDAAASERVQILCFQETWSMPFFLCTREKVEWSEFAESPTNGPSVEFLKTFAKKYEMIIVSPILEVDENGVWWNTAVVVDHMGNFIGKHRKNHLPSVGSFSETSYYSPGNLGHAVFETKYGKIAVNICYGRHQALNWLMFNLNGAEIVFNPSATISEFGESFWGTEARTAAIANGYFTCSINRVGKETFKTKDGDQILRSYYGSSYVTAPNGCRTPGLSRVKDGLLIAEMDLNLCRQVRDQWGFNMTARLDMYAQELNKLISK; encoded by the coding sequence ATGTCCGCCGGGTCGGGAGACACGCTCGACGCAATCGTAAAACGGAATTTAAACCCAGAACAATTGaaacagtttaataaaatatactatggACGTGAGGATCATTGTGAAATTGAATTGAAGGAATCTACGGTAGAATCAAGTGTCAAGAACAATTTCGAAGTAGCTGCTTATGGTTTCCCTGCAGAAAAAGAGACGAGACCACCAAGGATTGTCAAGGTCGGCTTAATCCAACATTCTATAGTTCTACCTACCAACGAACCGATAAAGGATCAAAGACAAGCCATCTTCGACAAAGTAGAGAAGATTATTGACGCTGCGGCATCGGAACGAGTTCAAATACTTTGTTTTCAAGAGACATGGTCTATGCCTTTCTTCCTATGTACCAGAGAGAAAGTGGAATGGTCCGAATTCGCTGAATCTCCAACAAACGGTCCGAGCGTAGAGTTCCTCAAAACATTCGCTAAAAAATACGAAATGATTATAGTGTCACCTATTTTGGAAGTAGACGAGAACGGTGTTTGGTGGAATACTGCTGTCGTGGTTGACCATATGGGCAATTTTATAGGAAAACATCGCAAAAACCATTTGCCCAGTGTCGGAAGCTTTAGTGAGACATCGTACTACTCCCCGGGCAACTTAGGCCATGCTGTGTTCGAAACTAAATACGGTAAAATTGCCGTCAACATTTGCTACGGTCGGCACCAAGCGCTCAATTGGCTCATGTTCAATTTGAACGGAGCAGAAATCGTGTTTAACCCTTCAGCTACCATTTCCGAGTTCGGTGAATCGTTCTGGGGCACAGAAGCGCGGACTGCCGCTATAGCTAATGGATATTTCACTTGTAGCATTAATAGGGTTGGTAAAGAAACTTTTAAAACTAAAGATGGTGATCAGATATTGAGAAGTTATTATGGTTCAAGTTACGTAACAGCACCGAATGGCTGCAGAACTCCTGGACTATCGAGAGTGAAGGATGGTCTGCTGATTGCCGAAATGGATCTGAATTTGTGTCGTCAAGTGCGGGACCAGTGGGGATTTAATATGACCGCCCGTTTGGATATGTATGCGCAAGAGTTAAATAAATTGATCTCGAAATAA
- the LOC115449493 gene encoding probable nuclear transport factor 2 — translation MALNLQYDAIGKGFVQQYYTLFDDPAQRPNLVNMYNVETSFMTFEGVQLQGAVKIMEKLNSLTFQKIGRIVTAVDSQPMFDGGVLINVLGRLQCDDDPPHPYMQTFVLKPLGDSFYVQHDIFRLGIHDIA, via the exons ATGGCGCTCAACCTACAATACGATGCTATCGGAAAAGGATTTGTACAGCAATACTACACATTGTTCGATGATCCGGCACAGCGGCCAAATCTGGTCAATATGTACAAT GTTGAAACATCGTTTATGACCTTTGAAGGTGTACAACTGCAAGGCGCTGTTAAAATcatggaaaaattaaat AgtttgacttttcaaaaaatcgGGAGAATAGTAACGGCTGTCGACTCACAACCAATGTTTGATGGCGGAGTTTTAATCAATGTGCTTGGAAGACTGCAG TGTGACGATGACCCTCCACACCCATACATGCAAACGTTCGTTCTGAAGCCTCTTGGGGACTCATTCTATGTGCAACACGATATTTTCCGTCTCGGCATTCATGACATTGcctaa
- the LOC115449491 gene encoding uncharacterized protein LOC115449491, which yields MIKMWDLPYLTCLVLYIFSFQIIVTNSRTSNVWKLNVEEDKIVDGTTLSQDETEKPRMNQEDHVFNIITSTVYYGNTWTKHGFDMFCTDCQIYEQQRAGGENGDETSPSEVNGHVEDEYLDCGKAVNFTYYDNLVGVARRHRHPNVPEPQVALIFTKKKNGVTEFDINTLEKRLKKAKREKPKSVQLYNQIGNFWRIKGDTRQSIECFRRALAVSPYNAEVLLNLARVLFTLQYLDDAIYLTRRSLEVQPPDRSAWQQYFTLGEIFKAYGHYQEAAVHLRHALDLKPDFEPALAALKDIENIPEASVHVYTLLIIVCLVMGVLLVILSSVDSGGEIEEHKTQRHFNRAMAMRSLRGVALPGTRTRKKGGGT from the exons ATGATCAAGATGTGGGACTTGCCGTACTTGACTTGTTtggttttgtatatattttcgtTTCAAATTATTGTCACGAATTCTCGTACATCTAACGTATGGAAATTAAACGTCGAAGAGGATAAGATCGTCGACGGTACGACATTGTCTCAG gATGAAACTGAAAAGCCCAGAATGAACCAGGAAGACCATGTGTTCAACATAATAACTTCGACAGTTTATTATGGTAACACATGGACCAAGCATGGTTTTGATATGTTCTGTACAGACTGTCAGATATATGAACAACAGAG AGCCGGTGGGGAAAATGGTGATGAAACATCACCATCAGAGGTGAACGGTCATGTTGAAGATGAGTACTTAGATTGTGGTAAAGCTGTCAATTTCACATACTATGACAACTTGGTCGGAGTCGCCAGACGTCATAGACACCCCAATGTGCCTGAACCACag GTGGCCCTTATATTTACTAAGAAGAAGAACGGCGTGACAGAGTTCGACATAAATACATTAGAGAAAAGATTAAAGAAAGCGAAACGAGAGAAGCCGAAGTCTGTCCAACTGTACAACCAGATAGGAAACTTCTGGAGGATCAAGGGTGACACGCGACAATCGATCGAATGCTTTCGACGCGCGCTCGCCGTCTCGCCTTATAATGCTGAA GTTCTATTGAACTTGGCGCGGGTGTTGTTCACGCTGCAATATTTGGACGACGCGATCTACCTCACGCGGCGCTCCCTCGAGGTGCAGCCGCCGGACCGCAGCGCGTGGCAACAGTACTTCACACTCGGCGAGATATTCAAAGCTTATGGACATTATCAG GAAGCGGCGGTGCACCTGAGGCATGCTCTAGACTTGAAGCCGGACTTCGAGCCGGCGCTCGCCGCTCTCAAAGACATAGAGAACATACCGGAAGCTTCCGTTCACGTGTACACACTCCTTATCATTGTTTGTTTG GTGATGGGAGTGCTGCTGGTGATCCTGTCGTCGGTGGACAGCGGCGGCGAGATCGAGGAGCACAAGACGCAGCGGCACTTCAACCGCGCCATGGCGATGCGCTCCCTGCGCGGCGTCGCGCTCCCCGGCACGCGCACGCGCAAGAAAGGAGGCGGCACGTAA
- the LOC115449508 gene encoding transcription initiation factor TFIID subunit 2 isoform X2, with amino-acid sequence MKKERTGDNCRPFKLAHQILSLTGISFERRSIIGFVELTVVPLKDNLRYIRLNAKQSRIYRVCLNDQYEANFQYCDPFLDICQSDPNTRSLELFSQYHLAAAQKIDPDHNSGELHIQVPDEAAHLVGEGRGLRIGIEFSLESPQGGMHFVVPDGEGTLVEKSAHMFTYGHSARLWFPCVDSFAEPCTWKLEFTVDESLTAVSCGELVDVVYTPDHRRKTFHYLVNTPACAPNIALAIGPFETYVDPHMNEVTHYCLPNLMQILKNTVRYLHEAFEFYEETLSTRYPYPCYKQVFVDETEDDATAYTTMSIMSTHLLHSIAIIDQTYISRKCMAQAVAEQFFGCFITMQNWSDLWLAKGIPDYLCGLYSKKCFGNNEYRYWIHQELQEVVGYEEQYGGIVLDPWQPPASGARVEPKDVFYFPVRNVHTMSPRYIEIMRKKSHLVLRMLEQRIGQELLLQVFNKQLALATNAANTKIGSGLWGHLLLSTNLFVKAIFTVTGKDMAVFVDQWVRTGGHAKFQLTSVFNRKRNTVELEIRQDCVHERGIRKYVGPLLVQLQELDGTFKHTLQIENTVVRADITCHSKSRRNKKKKIPLCTGEEVDMDLSAMDDSPILWIRLDPEMSLLRSTVISQPDYQWQYQLRHERDVTAQSEAIDALHNYPEPPTRKALTDTIESEQTYYKIRCKAAHCLTKVANAMISSWAGPPAMLTIFRKMFGSSSAPHIIKQNNFDNLQHYFLQKTIPVAMAGLRNIHGICPPEVVKFLLDLFKYNDNSKNHFSDNYYKAALVDALAATITPVISVLQPGAPITADSLSADTRLVLEEITRVLNLEKVLPCYKNTITVSCLRAIRRLQQCGHLPSIPTVFRAYAQYGQYIDVRLAAFECLVEFVRVDGRPEDLSSLLTAVESDPDPGVRHGLARLLVRTPPFERAQRQRLDTEAVVHRLWSNINSLLSNDARLRCDLVDLYYALYGLKRPICVPLPEIQAMMKQMHHKERERLERERERERERERERERGRERERQAAIEMQPVIKQEIVDMKYETDIVPMTDPGVPLPPAVDTKIEVPLEDVLPVPLSSIKEEDAKVDVTSIQTDMPIRVYSDDSKREFISDNAAPLPGIPGTSGPIGFEPGMFKHEKDDLGAPKAKKKKKEKKKHKHKHKHKHSSKEKGSKDKEHKDKDRSLIPRPPSSTEHLKIKEETRETLSSFSSSQSPSEDISSMPTNMSF; translated from the exons ATGAAGAAGGAACGCACGGGCGACAATTGTCGCccatttaaatt AGCCCATCAAATACTAAGTTTAACTGGTATAAGCTTTGAAAGAAGAAGTATAATT GGCTTTGTAGAGCTTACAGTGGTGCCTCTAAAAGATAACCTACGATACATACGGCTTAACGCGAAGCAGTCTCGTATATACCGGGTGTGTTTGAATGACCAGTATGAGGCCAACTTTCAGTATTGTGATCCATTTTTGGATATTTGTCAATCAGATCCTAACAC GAGATCTTTGGAGTTGTTCTCCCAGTATCACCTAGCAGCGGCACAGAAGATTGACCCAGATCACAATTCAGGCGAGCTTCACATACAAGTGCCTGATGAAGCGGCACATCTGGTTGGGGAAGGGAGAGGACTCCGTATTGGCATTGAATTCTCCTTGGAGTCTCCTCAGGGAGGGATGCACTTTGTTGTGCCTGATGGGGAGGGCACTTTGGTGGAG aaATCTGCTCACATGTTCACATATGGACACTCAGCTCGGCTATGGTTTCCATGCGTGGACAGTTTCGCCGAGCCGTGTACTTGGAAACTTGAGTTCACAGTAGATGAAAGCCTGACAGCTGTGTCATGTGGAGAGCTAGTGGATGTAGTGTACACTCCAGATCATAGACGGAAGACATTCCACTATCTGGTCAATACACCTGCTTGCGCTCCTAACATTGCTTTGGCTATTGG GCCATTTGAAACCTATGTTGATCCTCATATGAATGAAGTGACACATTATTGTTTACCGAACTTGATGCAAATATTGAAGAACACAGTGCGCTACTTACATGAAGCTTTTGAGTTTTATGAGGAGACATTATCTACTAGATATCCATATCCATGTTACAAACAAGTGTTTGTAGATGAG ACGGAAGACGACGCTACCGCCTACACAACAATGTCTATCATGAGCACACATTTGCTCCATTCAATCGCTATAATAGACCAAACATATATAAGCAGAAAGTGCATGGCTCAAGCTGTAGCCGAGCAGTTTTTTGGCTGTTTCATCACCATGCAAAATTGGTCTGACTTGTGGTTGGCTAAAGGTATACCGGACTATTTGTGCGGCCTGTACTCGAAAAAATGCTTTGGTAACAATGAGTATAGGTACTGGATACACCAGGAATTGCAGGAG gtggTTGGTTATGAAGAACAATACGGCGGCATAGTGCTGGACCCGTGGCAGCCGCCCGCCAGCGGCGCCCGCGTAGAACCCAAAGACGTGTTCTACTTTCCCGTACGCAATGTTCACACCATGTCGCCACGGTATATTGAG ATAATGCGGAAGAAATCTCATCTAGTTCTACGTATGTTGGAACAAAGAATTGGTCAAGAACTTTTGCTCCAAGTTTTTAACAAACAATTGGCTTTGGCCACCAATGCTGCCAACACTAAAATCGGCAGTGGACTATGGGGACATCTCTTACTGTCCACAAATTTATTCGTGAAAGCCATATTCACAGTGACTGGAAAAGACATGGCAGTGTTTGTGGATCAGTGGGTGAGGACTGGTGGCCATGCGAAGTTTCAGCTCACTTCTGTGTTCAATAGAAAAAG AAATACGGTAGAACTAGAGATCCGTCAAGACTGCGTGCACGAACGCGGCATAAGGAAATACGTGGGTCCATTACTGGTGCAACTACAGGAGTTGGACGGCACGTTCAAGCACACGCTGCAAATAGAGAACACGGTGGTGCGAGCTGATATCACCTGCCACAGTAAAAGCAGGCGTAACAAGAAAAAGAAGATTCCCCTGTGCACAGGAGAGGAAGTTGACATGGACCTTTCGGCTATGGA TGACTCGCCAATTCTATGGATCCGGCTCGACCCCGAAATGTCGCTTCTCCGAAGCACGGTTATATCGCAGCCTGACTACCAGTGGCAGTACCAGTTGAGGCACGAGCGTGACGTCACAGCTCAAAGCGAGGCTATAGATGCTTTACATAATTACCCGGAACCACCTACCAGGAAGGCGTTAACTGACACTATAGAGAGCGAGCAGACATATTACAAGATTAGGTGTAAAGCGGCGCATTGTTTGACAAAG GTTGCTAATGCAATGATCAGCTCATGGGCGGGTCCGCCGGCGATGTTGACGATATTCCGCAAAATGTTTGGGTCGTCCTCGGCGCCGCACATCATCAAACAGAATAATTTTGACAATTTGCAACATTATTTCTTGCAAAAAACTATACCCGTCGCTATGGCTG GTTTACGTAACATACACGGTATTTGTCCCCCGGAGGTGGTGAAGTTTCTTTTGGACTTGTTTAAATACAATGATAATTCCAAAAATCATTTCTCTGACAACTATTACAAGGCAGCTTTGGTGGACGCATTAGCAGCAACCATTACCCCTGTTATATCAGTACTACAGCCT GGTGCTCCCATAACCGCAGATTCGCTGTCGGCGGACACTAGACTGGTTTTAGAGGAAATAACTAGAGTCTTGAACTTAGAGAAGGTGTTGccctgttataaaaatacaataacagtGAGTTGCTTGCGAGCCATCCGTCGTTTGCAGCAATGCGGCCATTTGCCGAGCATTCCGACTGTATTCCGAGCGTACGCCCAGTATGGACAATATATTG ATGTGCGTCTGGCGGCGTTCGAATGCCTGGTGGAGTTCGTGCGCGTGGACGGGCGGCCGGAGGACCTGTCGTCGCTGCTGACGGCGGTGGAGAGCGACCCGGACCCGGGCGTGCGGCACGGGCTGGCGCGCCTGCTCGTGCGCACGCCGCCCTTCGAGCGCGCGCAGCGGCAGCGCCTTGATACAGAGGCCGTCGTGCACAG GCTCTGGAGCAACATAAACAGTCTCCTATCAAACGACGCGCGGTTGCGATGTGACCTCGTTGATCTCTACTACGCATTGTACGGCTTAAAACGGCCAATATGCGTCCCACTGCCAGAAATACAGGCAATGATGAAACAGATGCACCACAAAGAGCGCGAGCGGCTAGAAAGAGAAAGGGAAAGGGAGCGGGAAAGAGAAAGAGAGAGGGAGAGAGGCCGGGAGAGAGAGAGACAAGCTGCTATCGAAATGCAGCCGGTGATTAAGCAGGAGATTGTTGAT ATGAAATATGAAACTGACATAGTTCCAATGACGGATCCCGGGGTACCGCTACCCCCAGCTGTTGATACGAAGATAGAGGTACCCCTTGAGGACGTGTTGCCGGTACCCCTGTCCAGTATAAAGGAGGAGGACGCCAAGGTCGACGTGACATCAATACAGACGGACATGCCGATACGCGTTTATAgc GATGATTCGAAACGCGAGTTCATATCGGACAACGCAGCACCGCTGCCTGGCATACCGGGCACGTCTGGACCCATCGGCTTCGAACCTGGCATGTTCAAACACGAAAAAGACGATTTGGGAGCTCCTAAG gccaagaagaagaagaaggaaAAGAAGAAGCACAAGCATAAGCACAAACATAAGCACAGCAGCAAAGAGAAAGGGTCCAAAGATAAGGAGCATAAGGATAAAGACCGGTCTCTCATCCCCCGACCTCCCTCAAGCACCGAACATCTGAAAATCAAAGAGGAGACTCGGGAAACACTCAGCTCGTTTAGTTCGAGTCAAAGTCCTTCAGAGGACATTAGTTCGATGCCTACGAACATGAGTTTTTAA
- the LOC115449508 gene encoding transcription initiation factor TFIID subunit 2 isoform X1, with translation MKKERTGDNCRPFKLAHQILSLTGISFERRSIIGFVELTVVPLKDNLRYIRLNAKQSRIYRVCLNDQYEANFQYCDPFLDICQSDPNTRSLELFSQYHLAAAQKIDPDHNSGELHIQVPDEAAHLVGEGRGLRIGIEFSLESPQGGMHFVVPDGEGTLVEKSAHMFTYGHSARLWFPCVDSFAEPCTWKLEFTVDESLTAVSCGELVDVVYTPDHRRKTFHYLVNTPACAPNIALAIGPFETYVDPHMNEVTHYCLPNLMQILKNTVRYLHEAFEFYEETLSTRYPYPCYKQVFVDETEDDATAYTTMSIMSTHLLHSIAIIDQTYISRKCMAQAVAEQFFGCFITMQNWSDLWLAKGIPDYLCGLYSKKCFGNNEYRYWIHQELQEVVGYEEQYGGIVLDPWQPPASGARVEPKDVFYFPVRNVHTMSPRYIEIMRKKSHLVLRMLEQRIGQELLLQVFNKQLALATNAANTKIGSGLWGHLLLSTNLFVKAIFTVTGKDMAVFVDQWVRTGGHAKFQLTSVFNRKRNTVELEIRQDCVHERGIRKYVGPLLVQLQELDGTFKHTLQIENTVVRADITCHSKSRRNKKKKIPLCTGEEVDMDLSAMDDSPILWIRLDPEMSLLRSTVISQPDYQWQYQLRHERDVTAQSEAIDALHNYPEPPTRKALTDTIESEQTYYKIRCKAAHCLTKVANAMISSWAGPPAMLTIFRKMFGSSSAPHIIKQNNFDNLQHYFLQKTIPVAMAGLRNIHGICPPEVVKFLLDLFKYNDNSKNHFSDNYYKAALVDALAATITPVISVLQPGAPITADSLSADTRLVLEEITRVLNLEKVLPCYKNTITVSCLRAIRRLQQCGHLPSIPTVFRAYAQYGQYIDVRLAAFECLVEFVRVDGRPEDLSSLLTAVESDPDPGVRHGLARLLVRTPPFERAQRQRLDTEAVVHRLWSNINSLLSNDARLRCDLVDLYYALYGLKRPICVPLPEIQAMMKQMHHKERERLERERERERERERERERGRERERQAAIEMQPVIKQEIVDMKYETDIVPMTDPGVPLPPAVDTKIEVPLEDVLPVPLSSIKEEDAKVDVTSIQTDMPIRVYSQDDSKREFISDNAAPLPGIPGTSGPIGFEPGMFKHEKDDLGAPKAKKKKKEKKKHKHKHKHKHSSKEKGSKDKEHKDKDRSLIPRPPSSTEHLKIKEETRETLSSFSSSQSPSEDISSMPTNMSF, from the exons ATGAAGAAGGAACGCACGGGCGACAATTGTCGCccatttaaatt AGCCCATCAAATACTAAGTTTAACTGGTATAAGCTTTGAAAGAAGAAGTATAATT GGCTTTGTAGAGCTTACAGTGGTGCCTCTAAAAGATAACCTACGATACATACGGCTTAACGCGAAGCAGTCTCGTATATACCGGGTGTGTTTGAATGACCAGTATGAGGCCAACTTTCAGTATTGTGATCCATTTTTGGATATTTGTCAATCAGATCCTAACAC GAGATCTTTGGAGTTGTTCTCCCAGTATCACCTAGCAGCGGCACAGAAGATTGACCCAGATCACAATTCAGGCGAGCTTCACATACAAGTGCCTGATGAAGCGGCACATCTGGTTGGGGAAGGGAGAGGACTCCGTATTGGCATTGAATTCTCCTTGGAGTCTCCTCAGGGAGGGATGCACTTTGTTGTGCCTGATGGGGAGGGCACTTTGGTGGAG aaATCTGCTCACATGTTCACATATGGACACTCAGCTCGGCTATGGTTTCCATGCGTGGACAGTTTCGCCGAGCCGTGTACTTGGAAACTTGAGTTCACAGTAGATGAAAGCCTGACAGCTGTGTCATGTGGAGAGCTAGTGGATGTAGTGTACACTCCAGATCATAGACGGAAGACATTCCACTATCTGGTCAATACACCTGCTTGCGCTCCTAACATTGCTTTGGCTATTGG GCCATTTGAAACCTATGTTGATCCTCATATGAATGAAGTGACACATTATTGTTTACCGAACTTGATGCAAATATTGAAGAACACAGTGCGCTACTTACATGAAGCTTTTGAGTTTTATGAGGAGACATTATCTACTAGATATCCATATCCATGTTACAAACAAGTGTTTGTAGATGAG ACGGAAGACGACGCTACCGCCTACACAACAATGTCTATCATGAGCACACATTTGCTCCATTCAATCGCTATAATAGACCAAACATATATAAGCAGAAAGTGCATGGCTCAAGCTGTAGCCGAGCAGTTTTTTGGCTGTTTCATCACCATGCAAAATTGGTCTGACTTGTGGTTGGCTAAAGGTATACCGGACTATTTGTGCGGCCTGTACTCGAAAAAATGCTTTGGTAACAATGAGTATAGGTACTGGATACACCAGGAATTGCAGGAG gtggTTGGTTATGAAGAACAATACGGCGGCATAGTGCTGGACCCGTGGCAGCCGCCCGCCAGCGGCGCCCGCGTAGAACCCAAAGACGTGTTCTACTTTCCCGTACGCAATGTTCACACCATGTCGCCACGGTATATTGAG ATAATGCGGAAGAAATCTCATCTAGTTCTACGTATGTTGGAACAAAGAATTGGTCAAGAACTTTTGCTCCAAGTTTTTAACAAACAATTGGCTTTGGCCACCAATGCTGCCAACACTAAAATCGGCAGTGGACTATGGGGACATCTCTTACTGTCCACAAATTTATTCGTGAAAGCCATATTCACAGTGACTGGAAAAGACATGGCAGTGTTTGTGGATCAGTGGGTGAGGACTGGTGGCCATGCGAAGTTTCAGCTCACTTCTGTGTTCAATAGAAAAAG AAATACGGTAGAACTAGAGATCCGTCAAGACTGCGTGCACGAACGCGGCATAAGGAAATACGTGGGTCCATTACTGGTGCAACTACAGGAGTTGGACGGCACGTTCAAGCACACGCTGCAAATAGAGAACACGGTGGTGCGAGCTGATATCACCTGCCACAGTAAAAGCAGGCGTAACAAGAAAAAGAAGATTCCCCTGTGCACAGGAGAGGAAGTTGACATGGACCTTTCGGCTATGGA TGACTCGCCAATTCTATGGATCCGGCTCGACCCCGAAATGTCGCTTCTCCGAAGCACGGTTATATCGCAGCCTGACTACCAGTGGCAGTACCAGTTGAGGCACGAGCGTGACGTCACAGCTCAAAGCGAGGCTATAGATGCTTTACATAATTACCCGGAACCACCTACCAGGAAGGCGTTAACTGACACTATAGAGAGCGAGCAGACATATTACAAGATTAGGTGTAAAGCGGCGCATTGTTTGACAAAG GTTGCTAATGCAATGATCAGCTCATGGGCGGGTCCGCCGGCGATGTTGACGATATTCCGCAAAATGTTTGGGTCGTCCTCGGCGCCGCACATCATCAAACAGAATAATTTTGACAATTTGCAACATTATTTCTTGCAAAAAACTATACCCGTCGCTATGGCTG GTTTACGTAACATACACGGTATTTGTCCCCCGGAGGTGGTGAAGTTTCTTTTGGACTTGTTTAAATACAATGATAATTCCAAAAATCATTTCTCTGACAACTATTACAAGGCAGCTTTGGTGGACGCATTAGCAGCAACCATTACCCCTGTTATATCAGTACTACAGCCT GGTGCTCCCATAACCGCAGATTCGCTGTCGGCGGACACTAGACTGGTTTTAGAGGAAATAACTAGAGTCTTGAACTTAGAGAAGGTGTTGccctgttataaaaatacaataacagtGAGTTGCTTGCGAGCCATCCGTCGTTTGCAGCAATGCGGCCATTTGCCGAGCATTCCGACTGTATTCCGAGCGTACGCCCAGTATGGACAATATATTG ATGTGCGTCTGGCGGCGTTCGAATGCCTGGTGGAGTTCGTGCGCGTGGACGGGCGGCCGGAGGACCTGTCGTCGCTGCTGACGGCGGTGGAGAGCGACCCGGACCCGGGCGTGCGGCACGGGCTGGCGCGCCTGCTCGTGCGCACGCCGCCCTTCGAGCGCGCGCAGCGGCAGCGCCTTGATACAGAGGCCGTCGTGCACAG GCTCTGGAGCAACATAAACAGTCTCCTATCAAACGACGCGCGGTTGCGATGTGACCTCGTTGATCTCTACTACGCATTGTACGGCTTAAAACGGCCAATATGCGTCCCACTGCCAGAAATACAGGCAATGATGAAACAGATGCACCACAAAGAGCGCGAGCGGCTAGAAAGAGAAAGGGAAAGGGAGCGGGAAAGAGAAAGAGAGAGGGAGAGAGGCCGGGAGAGAGAGAGACAAGCTGCTATCGAAATGCAGCCGGTGATTAAGCAGGAGATTGTTGAT ATGAAATATGAAACTGACATAGTTCCAATGACGGATCCCGGGGTACCGCTACCCCCAGCTGTTGATACGAAGATAGAGGTACCCCTTGAGGACGTGTTGCCGGTACCCCTGTCCAGTATAAAGGAGGAGGACGCCAAGGTCGACGTGACATCAATACAGACGGACATGCCGATACGCGTTTATAgc cagGATGATTCGAAACGCGAGTTCATATCGGACAACGCAGCACCGCTGCCTGGCATACCGGGCACGTCTGGACCCATCGGCTTCGAACCTGGCATGTTCAAACACGAAAAAGACGATTTGGGAGCTCCTAAG gccaagaagaagaagaaggaaAAGAAGAAGCACAAGCATAAGCACAAACATAAGCACAGCAGCAAAGAGAAAGGGTCCAAAGATAAGGAGCATAAGGATAAAGACCGGTCTCTCATCCCCCGACCTCCCTCAAGCACCGAACATCTGAAAATCAAAGAGGAGACTCGGGAAACACTCAGCTCGTTTAGTTCGAGTCAAAGTCCTTCAGAGGACATTAGTTCGATGCCTACGAACATGAGTTTTTAA